Below is a genomic region from Anoxybacillus flavithermus.
ACGGAAGCGCCAAGTGCAGTTAGCGAAGAGCAATTAGAAGAATTACATTTGCGAATCAAAGACGTTCAAAAAGTAGACTAAATTTGTAACGTTGCAAATACGTTCGAAGTGTGCTAACATACAAGTAACAACAAGTCCTGATGTGTTTGTCGTATCACCTATTGTTTTGACCGAACAATGTGTGATACGGGAGCCCGGGTTTTCAGGTGGCGTACATGCCTCATTTACATAGAGAGGACGTACATAAGCTTGAAACAGGGCACCCACCTGTGAGAGAGCGGGTTCAAAACAAAGGCCATCAGCGACGGCACGATTGGGACTTAGGAAACAAAAACGAATAAAGCCTTGACGTAAAGAACATGCTTTACGTTGAGGCTTTTTTTGTGCCATAATGCATGTATATCCGATTGAAATACTTACATATGGGAGGCAAAACATGTTACATCAATTTTCTCGTAACGAACTTGCGATCGGAAAAGAAGGATTAAAGCGACTAAGTGAAAGTACTGTTGCGATTCTCGGTATCGGTGGCGTCGGTTCGTTCGCCGTCGAGGCACTTGCTCGCTCGGGTGTGGGGCGTCTTATTTTAATCGATAAAGATGATATTGACATTACAAACGTCAATCGCCAAATTCATGCGCTGTTATCGACGGTTGGGCGTCCGAAAGTAGAAGTGATGAAAGAGCGCATCGCAGACATTAATCCAGCATGCGAAGTCATTGCGTTAAAAATGTTTTATACAGAAGAGACGTATGAACAAATTTTTTCGTACGATATTGACTACGTCATTGATGCATCCGATACGATTTCGTATAAAATTCATTTAATGAAACAATGTTTAGAACGAAACATCCCAATTATTTCAAGTATGGGAGCGGCAAATAAAATGGATCCGACCCGTTTTCGCATTGCTGATATTTCAAAAACGCATACGGATCCGATTGCAAAAGTTATTCGCACAAGATTGCGGAAAGAAGGAATTAAAAAAGGCATTACCGTTGTTTTCTCGGATGAAAGCCCAATTGTCATTCGCGAAGACGTGCGAAAAGAAGTAGGAAATGATGAGGCAACCATTCGTAAGGCAAAAATGCCGCCATCATCGAATGCGTTTGTTCCATCGGTTGCTGGCCTCATCATGGCTGCACATGTCGTACAACAATTATTAAAAGATATTCCGATCCAACGTGTCGATCAACAATGAGCGCAAAGGGAACTCCTTTGCGCTTTTTTACAGCACATTATTAGTTGCAAAGGAGAAGAAATTGAATTATAGTGAAATTGTGACTGTATGGTCGTAAAAAAACGACTAATTGGTCATATTTCAAGAAAGAAAGGAAGAGCGAAATGAACTTTTTAACGAGGTTTAGTTTAAAAAACTCCGTCGCTGTATTTATCATCTCATTTCTACTCATATTAGGCGGACTATATTCATTTTCTTCTTTAAAAGTTGACTTGTTGCCAAATATTGAGTTTCCACAATTGTCTGTGGAAGTCATTTATCCGGGCGCTTCACCAGAAGATATGAATGAGCAAGTGACGACAAAGTTAGAAGAAAAGTTCAAAGGAGTGGAAGGGGTAAAGAAGCTCCAGAGCACATCGTTTGAAAGTATTTCTATTATTAACTTAGAGTTTCCGTTCAACACGGATATGGAAGAAGTGGAACGGCAAGTTGAATCATTAATGAAAGAGGCAAATTTACCTGAAAACGTGCAGACGAAAGTGAATCGTTTCTCGTTTGGTACGTTCCCGATTTATAATATTTCTTTATTTGCAAAAGGGGATACGAACGTACAACAGCTGTTGGATGATACAATTATTCCAGAGTTGAAAAAAATTAATGGCATTAACTCCATTTCTGTCGGTGGGATGGAAGAAGACATTGTTCAAATTACAATTGATAAACAAAAAGCGTTGCAATACGGCTTAAGCTTAACGCAAATTAAAGAACAAATTAACGAAAAGTTTTTAGCGTTCCCTGCCGGAAACGTTCAAACAGAAACGGTACAAATTCCGATTCGCGTACAACAAAAAATTGAAACGATTAAACAACTTGAAGATTTACCGTTGTCTTCTCCGCTGATGAACGCATCACCGGGAGCACCAGCAAGCGGACAGCAAGCTCCAACAAAAATTACGTTGAAAGATGTAGCGACGATTGAAGCAGTGACAGACCAAGGAGAAATTACGCGCTACAACTTACAACCATCTTTATCGATGGCGATTACGAAAAAGCAAGATGCGAACACGGTTGAAGTGGCGGACAAAGTGATCAACGTACTTGACAAATATAAGGACAAAATAGACTATGCAATAGGATTTGATTCTGCTGAAGGAATTAAAAAGTCTGTCGAAACGCTCGTGCGTGAAGGATTGCTTGGGGCATTGTTTGCCTCCATTGCGGTGCTCGTCTTTTTACGAAACGTGCGTGCCACAATCATTGCCATTGTTTCCATTCCACTTTCGTTATTAGTCGCATCTATTTTCTTACAGCGGATGGATATTTCTTTAAACATTATGACGTTAGGTGGAATGGCAGTTGCAGTCGGGCGAGTAGTTGACGACAGCATCGTTGTCATTGAAAACATTTTCCGTCGCGTGCGTAAGTCAAAAACCGGGATGACAGATGAACTTGTCGAAGACTCGACGAAAGAAATTTTAAAGGCAATTACATCGTCAACCATTACAACTGTCGTTGTCTTTTTACCGCTCGGTCTCGTTGGTGGCGTGACAGGCGAGTTTTTCTTACCATTTGCGTTAACGATTGTGTTTTCGCTTTTAATGTCGCTCGTTGTGGCCATTACAATCGTTCCAATTTTAGCGAAGTTTTCGTTTAAAAAAGTGCCGCCAGAAGAAAAAGAAGGTGCGTTGCAACGAGCTTACGGTAAAGCGATTGAATGGGCGCTCGATCATAAGAAAATTGTCTTGTTTTTGTCTGTTTTATTGCTCGGTGGCTCATTCGCTATCGTACCGAAGTTAGGTTTCACATTTATTCCGAACGAAGAACAAAAATCATTAATTGCTGCAGTCGAACTTCCATCGTCTACGTCATTGGAAAAGACGAACGATGTATCGTTGAAAATTGAAAATATGTTTGCTTCGATGAAGGAGATTGAAGAAGTCACTGCAGGAATTGGTAGCCGTGATTTCCGTAGCGGATTAAAGCGGAAAAACCAAGCGAACTACTTTATTACGTTGAAAGAAGACACGAACGTGAGCACGTTCATTAAAAAGTTAGAAAAAGAAATGGAAACAATCGCTAATGAGGAAGTAAAAGGTGCAAAAGTCGGCGTTCAAGAATTGCAATCTGGTGGACCGCCGTCAAACAATAACGTGAATATTGACTTGTACTCGACCGACTTAAATGCATTACAACAAGCGGCGAAAGATGTAGAAGCGTACTTAAAAACGCGCGATGATTTGAAATATGTTACAAATAACTTTACAGATAAACAAAAACAAGTAGTCGTTAACATCGACACGAACAAAGCAATGGAATACGGTGTATCAGGCTTTCAAATTCTCGGTACAATCGCCGATCAAACTCGTCCGGTTCAAGTCGGCACGTTGACGTTAGACGATGAAGAACGGACAGTACAATTGTCATATGACAAACAAATGACATCGATCGAAGAGTTAGAAAACACACTTATTTTCACAAAGTTCGGACCAGTGCCAGTAAAACAATTGGCAGACGTGCAAGAAGTCGATACATTTACATCCATTCAAAAACTTGATGGAAAAGTGTTTGCACGTGTGTCTGCTCAAGTCGTTGGTGACAACATTCAAAAAGTGACACAAGATGTCATCAATGCCGTGAAAAAAGAAATTGATTTACCAAAAGACGTCTCACTCGAAGGCGGTGGCGGAAGCGATGAAACAGTAGAAACGTTCCAACAGCTCGGTTTAGCGATGATTGTAGCGATTGGGCTTGTGTATATTACAATGCTCATTACATTTGGAAAAGCACGCATTCCGTTCATTATTTTATCATCGCTTATATTCGTTCCAATCGGTTCGTTGCTCGGCTTGTTTATTGCGAATGAACCAATGTCCGTCAGCGTCATGATCGGTTTATTAATGCTCATTGGAATTGTGACAACGAATGCGATCGTTCTCGTTGACCGCATCGGACAAAATCGTGAGCAAAAAGGAATGACGATTCGTCAAGCGCTTATTGAAGCAGGTAAAACGCGGTTACGTCCGATTTTAATGACAGCATTTGCGACGGTGGCCGCACTCATTCCGCTTGCGTTGACGAAATCATCGGGAACGCTCATTTCTAAAGGGTTAGCGATTACGGTCATTGGTGGATTGACGTCATCAACGTTATTGACGTTAATTCTCGTTCCTGTTGTATACGAACTATTTTTCTTCCGACAAGCGAAAAAAGAACGACAAGCATAATTGGAGACAGGCTGGCTGAAATTCGGTCAGCCTGTTGTGTTATAATAAAACGAGAAACGAACAGTAAGGATGGGGCCTCATGAGCAGAAAAGAGCAAATTATTGAAGTCGCAATGAAACTATTTGCTGAAAAAGGATATCATGCGACAACGATGCAAGAAATTGCTGAACATAGTCAGTTAGCCAAAGGATCATTATACAACTACTTTAAGTCAAAAGAGGAAATTGTGCTGTCCATTTTTCAATACCATTACGATCAGCTGTTTCAACAATTTGCACGTATCGCTTCTGATCGATCGTTGACAGCACGTGAAAAATTTTTAAGACAACTTTCTTTGCAAATTGAAGCGTTTGAACAGCATAAAGAAATTGTACAAATGCATATGGGCGATCATGCACAAAAAGTTAGCGAAGACGTTCACGCGCTTGTTTTGCGCATTCGTTCCCATTTATTTGACTGGTACGTTCAATCACTTATCGATGTATACGGGGAACGTATTCGTCCGTATGTGCTTGATTGTGCCATCATGTTAAATGGCGTGTTAAAAGAATATTTATTTTTTGCTCTGTTTGAACAAAAGTCGTTTCCTTTTCAACGATTAGCCCCTTTTTTAATCGACCGGCTTGATGCGCTTGTCGATAGTTTACAGCACGACATGCCATTGCTAAGCCACGATGCCCAAGCAGAAAAAACACGTGCCCTTGCGCTTATTGAGGAGATGATTGAAGAAGCAGGCGATCATCATATCGTGGAGCTACTCAAACAGTTAAAAACAGAAATACAACGGGATGACCCGAGAAAAGCGATTGTTGATGCGTTTCTTTTATATTTACAACAAAGCCATATGCGCCAATTTGTTCCTGCCTTACGTGCAGCGTTAGCATTGTGAGGTGAGAAAACGATGTTGTTTGCTCAAGAGCCGCTTGCTTATCGTATGCGCCCGCGTACGATTGATGAAGTCATCGGACAAGACGATGTTATCGGTTCACATACAGCGCTATATCGAATGATTAAAAATGGTTATGTGCCATCGTTATTGCTTTACGGACCGCCTGGCGTCGGGAAAACATCGCTTGCTTATGCGATCGCTGGAACGGTACAACGTCCGTTTTATATGCTCAATGCGACGACGGCAGGAAAAAAAGAAATGGAAGAAATAGTGGCGGATGCTCGCTTTGAAGGCAACGTCATTTTATTTATTGATGAAATTCATCGTTTCACAAAAGCGCAACAAGATTATTTATTACCACATGTTGAAAGCGGTTTGATTACCCTCATTGGTGCGACGACAGAAAATCCATTTCATTCGATTAATCCGGCTGTTCGCAGTCGCTTAGGACAAATAAAACAGTTGCAGCCATTAACAAAAGAGAAGACGCTCGCATTATTGCATCGCGCTTTAGCCGATCGTGAACGAGGATTAGGCGATTGGCATATTGACATTAGCGATGAGGCGCTTTCGATCATTGCTGAAGGAGCAAACGGAGATGGGCGTGCAGCATTGACGATTTTGGAGGAAGTCGTATATGCAACGAAACAAAGGGATCAATATGCTGTTGTGGATGTGCAAACTGTTTTGTTTTGTGTAGAAAACAAGGCGCTAACGTATGATAAACAAGGAGATACGTATTATTCTTTACTTTCCGCTTTTCAAAAAAGTATTCGCGGCAGTGACGTAGATGCTTCGCTTCACTATTTAGCAAGGCTTCTTGAAGGTGGCGATCTTACCGCTGTTTGCCGTCGCCTTGCAGTCATTGCTTATGAAGATATTGGATTAGCCAATCCACTAATCGGTGTGAAGGTGATGAGCGCGATCGAAGCCGCAGAGCGTCTCGGTATGCCGGAAGCACGCATTCCGCTTTCAGTCGTGACGATTGACATGTGTTTATCACCGAAATCAAATAGTGCATATAAAGCGATCGACCAAGCGCTTATAGATGTGCGAAACGGAAAAGGACAATCGATTCCGCTTCATTTGCAAGATGCTCACTATGCGGGGGCGAAACATCTTGGACGCGGAATAGGGTATAAATATCCACACGATTATCCATACGGTTGGGTGGCACAACAATACTTGCCCGATGATTTAATCGGAGTGCAATATTATCAACCGAAACAAAACGGCGAAGAAAAGCAACTCGCTTCCGTCTATGAGCGGCTCAATGAACGAAAAAAGCAGTAACGTTCCTCTGTTTCGTATTTTTATGTTATAATGGCTTGTGTTTCTTTTGACAGTGAATGAGGGGATGATTCGTTTGAAAATATCTACAAAAGGTCGATACGGTTTAACGATTATGATTGAGTTGGCGAAACGATATGGAGAGGGACCGATTTCATTAAAATCGATCGCTCAAACGAATAATTTGTCGGAGCACTATTTAGAACAACTCATTTCCCCATTGCGAAACGCTGGTTTGGTGAAAAGCGTTCGCGGAGCGTATGGCGGTTACATTTTAGCAGATGAACCATCAAAAATTACTGCGGGCGATGTTATTCGTGTGTTGGAAGGGCCGCTTCAAGTCGTTGAAGAACTAGAAGATGAAGAACCAGCGAAACGTGAATTATGGATGCGCATTCGCGATGCGGTAAAAGAAGTGTTAGATAGCACAACGCTTGAAGACTTAGCAAGCCATACCGACGACCACGGTGATGCATATATGTTTTATATCTAGGAAAGGAGAATGTATTTGGAGCGCATTTATTTAGACCACGCAGCAACGTCTCCTGTTCATCCGCAAGTTGTGGAGGCAATGGTACCTTACATGACAACATATTTTGGCAACCCATCAAGCATTCATTCATTCGGTCGTGAAACGCGACGTGCCCTTGATGAAGCGAGGGAGACCATTGCTAAAACGATTGGGGCAAAAGCGAACGAAATCATTTTTACAAGCGGTGGAACAGAGGCGGATAATTTAGCGATCATTGGTGTGGCAATGGCGAATCGCGAGAGAGGACGACACATCATTACAACGTCTGTCGAACATCATGCTGTATTAAAAACATGCAAATATTTACAGAAACAAGGGTTTGATGTGACATACTTACCTGTGGATGAGCATGGCATCATTTCTGTTGAACAGCTAAAAAGCGCTTTGCGCGACGATACGGTTCTTGTCTCTATCATGTTTGGCAACAACGAAACAGGTGTGTTGCAACCAATTCATGATATTGGTCAATTGCTTCGTGACCACGATGTGTATTTTCATACAGATGCAGTACAAGCGTATGGTCTCGTTCCGATTGATGTGCACGAACTCGGCATCGATTCACTTTCCGTATCTAGCCATAAAATTAACGGACCAAAAGGAGTCGGCTTTTTATATGTGCGTGAAGGGGTTCGTCTGACGCCACACATATACGGCGGAGAACAAGAAAGAAAACGACGTGCAGGGACAGAAAACGTACCCGGTATTGTCGGATTGCAAAAAGCAGCTGAACTCGCACAACAAACGATGTCTGAAAAACGAGCGTTATATGAACAGTTTCAACGTATCATGTTGACGACATTTGAACGAGAAGGCATTGATTACGCGGTGAACGGTCATGAAACAAATCGTTTGCCACATGTATTAAATGTGGCGTTTTTCGGAACAAATGTAGAAGCATTGCTTGTCAATTTAGATTTAGCGGGCATTGCCGCCTCAAGCGGCTCGGCGTGTACGGCTGGCTCCATTGATCCGTCACATGTGTTAGTGGCGATGTACGGAAATGAATCGGATCGCATTCGTTCTTCTGTTCGTTTTAGCTTTGGATATGGAAATACGTTGGAACAAGTCGAACGAGCAGCATATGATATTGCCAAAATTGTAAAACGGCTAACAAAAGCGTGAAAGGAGGGAAAATAATGGCGAGAGTTGTTGTTGGAATGTCTGGTGGGGTCGACTCATCTGTTGCCGCCCTTTTATTAAAACAACAAGGGTACGATGTCATCGGCATTTTTATGAAAAACTGGGACGACACCGACGAAAACGGGGTATGTACCGCAACGGAAGATTACGAAGATGTTGTGCGTGTGTGCAACCAAATTGGTATTCCGTATTATGCGGTCAACTTCGAAAAGCAATACTGGGAAAAAGTATTTACGTACTTTTTAGACGAATATAAAGCAGGGCGTACGCCAAATCCAGATGTGATGTGCAATAAAGAAATTAAGTTTAAAGCATTTTTAGAACATGCGATGGCGCTCGGAGCGGACTATTTAGCGACAGGACATTATGCCCGCGTTGCCTATCGCGATGGAGAATACCAATTGTTGCGCGGGTTAGATGCAAATAAAGATCAAACGTATTTTTTAAATCAGCTCGGACAAGCCCAATTATCGAAAGTGTTGTTTCCAATCGGCGAATTACAAAAGTCCAAAGTGCGTGAAATCGCCAAAGAAGCGGGACTTGCGACAGCAGGAAAAAAAGATAGTACCGGCATTTGTTTTATCGGTGAACGCAATTTTAAACAGTTTTTAAGCAATTATTTACCTGCACAGCCGGGCGAGATGCAAACGCTCGATGGAGAAGTAAAAGGTACGCACGATGGCTTAATGTACTATACGATCGGACAACGCCACGGACTTGGTATTGGTGGTAGCGGAGAGCCTTGGTTCGTTGTTGGGAAAAATTTAAAAGACAACATTTTATACGTTGCACAAGGATTTGATAACGAATTGCTTTATTCTGATGCAATTATTGCAACGAACGTCAATTGGGTCAGCGATCGAAAACCGAATGAACCGATTGCTTGTACAGCGAAATTCCGTTATCGTCAACCAGATGTACCGGTGACAGTAGAAATGATTGATGAAACGACGGCACGCGTATCATTTAGCCAACGCGTACGCGCAGTTACGCCGGGGCAAGCGGTCGTTTTCTACAACGGTGAACAATGTCTCGGTGGCGGAACGATCGATCAAGTCTTTCGCAACGGTGAAAGATTGACATACGTTGGCTAACCTTCAACTCAACAGACGAGTTGAAGGCTTTTTTGTTATAATATGCATATGAGGTGATGGCGATGGATTACAACGCACAAGGCATTCAATATATGCAGCAAGGACAATATGAAGAAGCGGTTAAATGTTTTCATGAAGCGATTGAACGACAACCGAACGATCCTGTTGGCTACATTAATTTTGGAAACGTATTAGCAGCTGTCGGTGAAGAAGAAAAAGCGATTCGCTTTTTCCATAAAGCACTTGAACTTGATGAAAAAGCAGCGACCGCTTATTACGGACTCGGATCCATTTATTACAATCGCCAACAATTTGAACGAGCGAAAGAACAATTTGAACGGGCGATTCGAGTCGGATTAGCAGATGGCGATGTGTTTTTTATGCTTGGCATGTCGCTTATGTACTTAGAGCAACCACGTTTAGCGCTACCATATTTTCAGCGGGCAGTAGAATTAAACGAGCGCGATGTCGAAGCGACATTTCAGCTCGGGCTTTGTTTTGCACAACTACAGTTCGTGGATGAGGCGATGACATATTTTGAACGGACGATTCATTTAAACGATCAACATGCAGATGCGTATTACAATTTAGGTGTCGCATATGCATACAAAGACGATCCGAAAACGGCATATGAGATGTTTGAAAAGGCGCTGGCTATTCAACCGGATCATTTGTTAGCAGGTCATGGGAAAAAGCTGATGGAACGCGCATTGCAATAACAAAGGGGGAGATGGCGTTGCAACAACAGTTAGACTTAGACGGACGATCGTTTATTAAAGGCGTCCATGTCGGTACCATTTTTCATAACGAAGACAATTTATATTCAGTTATTCGTGTACGCGTGGAAGAAACAAATGAAGCGCATATAGAAAAAGACGTTGTTGTGACAGGCTATTTCCCTTTGCTCGGTGAGTATGATACGTATACGTTTTTCGGCGCATTTAAAGAACATCCGCGCTTTGGAAAACAATATGTTGTTGATCATTTTCGAAAAGAGTTTCCTGAAACGAAAGAAGGAGTGATTCAATATTTATCGGGCGGCATGTTTAAAGGAATCGGGAAAAAAACAGCAGCCGCGATCGTAGAAACGTTAGGTGAGCGAGCGATTTCAAAAATATTAGAAGATCCCGATGTGCTTGCGAACGTACCGAAGCTAACAAAAGCAAAAGCAAAGCAGTTGTATGAGACGTTGCGCGAACATGAAGGATTAGAACAAATTATGATTGCTTTATCGCAATTTGGGTTTGGACCTCAATTATCGATGAAAATTTATCAAGTGTACAAAGATGAAACGTTACAAATCATTCGCACAAATCCATATCAACTTGTCGAAGACGTTGAAGGAATTGGATTTGGTCGCGCTGATGATCTCGGCTTACAGCTCGGTATTTCGGGCAATCATCCGGATCGCATTCGGGCAGGTTGTTTATACGTCATGGAGCAACATTGCATGCAAGAAGGACATGTGTATATGACGTATGAACAGCTCCTTACAGAAGTGAAACAATTATTAGAGGCGAAACGGCAAGAAGCCGTTGAAGTTGCTTGCATTTCCCGCGAAATGATCCATTTATCTGAAGAAGGAAAGCTAATTGTGGAAGAAGATCGTTTTTACATCCCTTCCTTGTATTTTGCAGAAAAAGGTATCGTGTCAAACGTGAAGCGGCTGCTTGAGCAAAAGGGCATGACTACGTTTTCTGAAGCGGAATTTTTACTGGCGCTCGGTGAATGGGAAGAAGAAGCAAACATTCAATATTCGCAAAAACAAAAAGAGGCGATTCAACAAGCCCTTTGTTCCCCGTTGTTTATTTTAACAGGCGGACCAGGGACAGGAAAAACGACGGTCATTAACGGCATTGTTCATTTGTTCGCTAAATTGCATGGGCTGTCGCTTGATCCGACGAGCTATGATACGGACGAGCCTTTTCCGATTTTACTTGCTGCTCCAACCGGACGTGCAGCGAAGCGCATGACGGAATCGACAGGTTTGCCGGCAATGACGATTCATCGTTTGCTCGGCTGGAGTGGTGACGGGTTTCAACGCGGGGAAGACGAACCGATTAACGGAAAGTTGTTAATTGTCGATGAAATGTCCATGGTCGATACGTGGCTAGCGAATCAGTTATTAAAGTCTGTTCCATCATCCATGCAAGTCATTTTCGTTGGCGATGAAGATCAATTGCCGTCCGTCGGACCAGGACAAGTGCTGAAAGACTTGCTTCGCGCAAACGTCATTCCGACCGTTCGCTTGACAGACATTTATCGTCAGGCAGAAGGTTCGTCGATCATTTCCCTTGCTCATGCGATTAAAGATGGAAACATCCCTCACGATTTGACGTTTCCACAAAAAGACCGCTCATTTATTCGTTGCACGGGCGGACAAGTCGTTGACGTCGTAAAAAAAGTAGCTGAAAACGCAAAACAAAAAGGATATCGCGCAAAAGACGTTCAAGTGCTCGCGCCGATGTATCGTGGTCATGCAGGAATTGATCGATTAAACGAAACGTTGCAACAGCTATTTAATCCAAAACAGGATAATAAACGAGAGCTTACGTTTGGTGATGTTGTTTATCGCGTAGGCGATAAAGTGTTGCAGCTAGTCAATCAGCCGGATGAAAATGTGTTTAATGGGGACATCGGTGAGATCGTTGCAATTTTTTATGCCAACGAAAACGTAGAAAAACAAGATCTCGTTGTCGTTTCGTTTGATGGAAACGAAGTGACATACCCAAAACAAGAATTGAATCAAATTACGCACGCCTACTGTTGTTCGATTCATAAATCGCAAGGAAGCGAATTTCCGATCGTCATTTTGCCTGTTGTAAAAAGTTATTATCGCATGTTAAGGCGCAATTTATTGTACACAGCTATTACGCGCAGTAAGCAATATTTAATTTTATGCGGTGAAGAAGAAGCGTTCCAGCTTGGGGTCATGCGAACAGATGACGGAACGAGACAAACGACATTGTACGAAAAATTAACAAATCAGGCGTGTTGATTAACCAGTAATATCCATAAAAAACATAGAAAAAAGAGCACCTTTCCTGTAGAATGTAAGTAACAACACAAACAAACCTAGGAGGTGCTCTCTATGCACAAGCATACCACACTCCCAAATTTGATGCAAAAAATTGTTTCTGATGAAGATCTCCAGTCGATTACCGAAGCCGTTGGCTACCATGACACTTCGCGGACGTTTACGGTGCGCACGTTGGTTGATTTTTTTCTGCTGGCGGCACTTCACGAATGGAAAAGTTTCCGTCATGGTGCCGATGTGGCGAAAATGTACGGATTGCCGACGTTTCATTACTCGACGGTTTCTAAGAAAGCGAAAGAAGTTCCGTACGAGGTGATGAAGCGCTTATTTGCTTTGGTTGTTTCTAAGTGCAATCGCCAAACCCGCCGTTCGCTTCGCTTTCCAAAAGCATTGCGTATAGTAGACTCCACGACCGTCACCGTGGGGAAAAACCGCCTGACATGGGCACCCTATCATGGGGAACGATCCGGAGTGAAAATGCACGTCGCGTATTCCCCTGAGCAACAAATGCCGAGCGACATCGTAGAAACCGTAGGGTTGCGCCACGATGGACCGGTGGGAGAGCGGCTCACAGACGTACAAACGGTTCTTGTCGAAGATCGAGCGTACTTTAAAATTGAACGCCTCGATCGGTTTGTCGAACAGAAGCAACCGTTTGTGATTCGGATGAAAGACAATGTCGAGATCCATCAAAAAAAGAGCCTAAAGCGCCTTTCTTCCTCCTCTTCTTCTATTGTGGCGGATTTTACTTGCCGGTTAGGAACGAAACAATGTCGCTCCAAAAAGCGCCATCGCGTCGTGATCTTTCAGGATGCGAACGAGCATGAAATCCATGTGGTCACGAACGTCTTAGAGGCATCGGCGGAAAAGATTGCCGAGATGTATCAAGAACGTTGGACAGTGGAAGTGTTTTTCCGATGGATCAAGCAATATCTAAACGTTCCGACCTTATTTGGCACCAACGAGCATGCGGTATACAACCAACTTTTTGCGGCATTTATCGCTTATGTGTTACTGAGATGGCTATATCATCGAACGGAAAAACGGACAACCTCGTCCCTTACCTTTCTTTCGTTTGTCCGTCGTTTTTTCTCTGGGCAACTTCCTCTCGAATGGAAATCCGAGATGGCAGCTGTCTTATTTGAGTATGCCCGAATATATGGGAGGAGTATGCCTAATTTTGGATAATCAACAGCCGTGTTAACAAATACTATTTCGCACGAGCAACAGCTGCTTCCGATGGAAGATGCAAACATCGGAATGGAAGGTGTTACCCCGTATGACTTTATGGAAAATGACGTAACATAATGACGGACACACATATTGGCACGCTCCTTCTTTCCGTGACGTATGTTTACGTAAAAAAATGACAAAGATAGAAGAAAAAATAAAGAGGAGTGTGTCCTTTATGTTAAAGTGTCCGAATTGTCAAAGTAAAGATTTAGGAAAAATCGGCGTTAATCAGTATTAT
It encodes:
- a CDS encoding tRNA threonylcarbamoyladenosine dehydratase; the protein is MLHQFSRNELAIGKEGLKRLSESTVAILGIGGVGSFAVEALARSGVGRLILIDKDDIDITNVNRQIHALLSTVGRPKVEVMKERIADINPACEVIALKMFYTEETYEQIFSYDIDYVIDASDTISYKIHLMKQCLERNIPIISSMGAANKMDPTRFRIADISKTHTDPIAKVIRTRLRKEGIKKGITVVFSDESPIVIREDVRKEVGNDEATIRKAKMPPSSNAFVPSVAGLIMAAHVVQQLLKDIPIQRVDQQ
- a CDS encoding multidrug transporter AcrB yields the protein MNFLTRFSLKNSVAVFIISFLLILGGLYSFSSLKVDLLPNIEFPQLSVEVIYPGASPEDMNEQVTTKLEEKFKGVEGVKKLQSTSFESISIINLEFPFNTDMEEVERQVESLMKEANLPENVQTKVNRFSFGTFPIYNISLFAKGDTNVQQLLDDTIIPELKKINGINSISVGGMEEDIVQITIDKQKALQYGLSLTQIKEQINEKFLAFPAGNVQTETVQIPIRVQQKIETIKQLEDLPLSSPLMNASPGAPASGQQAPTKITLKDVATIEAVTDQGEITRYNLQPSLSMAITKKQDANTVEVADKVINVLDKYKDKIDYAIGFDSAEGIKKSVETLVREGLLGALFASIAVLVFLRNVRATIIAIVSIPLSLLVASIFLQRMDISLNIMTLGGMAVAVGRVVDDSIVVIENIFRRVRKSKTGMTDELVEDSTKEILKAITSSTITTVVVFLPLGLVGGVTGEFFLPFALTIVFSLLMSLVVAITIVPILAKFSFKKVPPEEKEGALQRAYGKAIEWALDHKKIVLFLSVLLLGGSFAIVPKLGFTFIPNEEQKSLIAAVELPSSTSLEKTNDVSLKIENMFASMKEIEEVTAGIGSRDFRSGLKRKNQANYFITLKEDTNVSTFIKKLEKEMETIANEEVKGAKVGVQELQSGGPPSNNNVNIDLYSTDLNALQQAAKDVEAYLKTRDDLKYVTNNFTDKQKQVVVNIDTNKAMEYGVSGFQILGTIADQTRPVQVGTLTLDDEERTVQLSYDKQMTSIEELENTLIFTKFGPVPVKQLADVQEVDTFTSIQKLDGKVFARVSAQVVGDNIQKVTQDVINAVKKEIDLPKDVSLEGGGGSDETVETFQQLGLAMIVAIGLVYITMLITFGKARIPFIILSSLIFVPIGSLLGLFIANEPMSVSVMIGLLMLIGIVTTNAIVLVDRIGQNREQKGMTIRQALIEAGKTRLRPILMTAFATVAALIPLALTKSSGTLISKGLAITVIGGLTSSTLLTLILVPVVYELFFFRQAKKERQA
- a CDS encoding TetR family transcriptional regulator encodes the protein MSRKEQIIEVAMKLFAEKGYHATTMQEIAEHSQLAKGSLYNYFKSKEEIVLSIFQYHYDQLFQQFARIASDRSLTAREKFLRQLSLQIEAFEQHKEIVQMHMGDHAQKVSEDVHALVLRIRSHLFDWYVQSLIDVYGERIRPYVLDCAIMLNGVLKEYLFFALFEQKSFPFQRLAPFLIDRLDALVDSLQHDMPLLSHDAQAEKTRALALIEEMIEEAGDHHIVELLKQLKTEIQRDDPRKAIVDAFLLYLQQSHMRQFVPALRAALAL
- a CDS encoding recombinase RarA encodes the protein MLFAQEPLAYRMRPRTIDEVIGQDDVIGSHTALYRMIKNGYVPSLLLYGPPGVGKTSLAYAIAGTVQRPFYMLNATTAGKKEMEEIVADARFEGNVILFIDEIHRFTKAQQDYLLPHVESGLITLIGATTENPFHSINPAVRSRLGQIKQLQPLTKEKTLALLHRALADRERGLGDWHIDISDEALSIIAEGANGDGRAALTILEEVVYATKQRDQYAVVDVQTVLFCVENKALTYDKQGDTYYSLLSAFQKSIRGSDVDASLHYLARLLEGGDLTAVCRRLAVIAYEDIGLANPLIGVKVMSAIEAAERLGMPEARIPLSVVTIDMCLSPKSNSAYKAIDQALIDVRNGKGQSIPLHLQDAHYAGAKHLGRGIGYKYPHDYPYGWVAQQYLPDDLIGVQYYQPKQNGEEKQLASVYERLNERKKQ